From the genome of Pelagicoccus enzymogenes:
TCGATCGTGGCATGCAGCTGCTTCTCCTTTTTCGCGCAGCCGGCGAAGAAGAGCGAAAGGCCGAGAGTGGCGCAAAGACTGAGGCAAGCGGATTTGGGTAGTTTACGCATATGGATGCTCGGTTTAGAGATTCAGCGGCTCGGGGCAATGCGAATTAGTCCGGTTTTAGCTCAGGATCTGGCGTTCGCTGCCGTCTAAAAGGTTGCGCAGCAACGCCAAACACACATTTTTATCTACTGACAGACACCCCTTTTACTGTCGCACACCCATGAAATGCCTCATCATAGGAAGCGGACGCTTCATCGCCCCCAAGCTCATCGAGGAGCTTGTTTACGCGAAACATGAGGTCGCTATCCTGGATCAAAATCCACCCCCGGAAAGCGTGGCCGACAGGGTAACCCACATTTTCGGCGACAAGGGATCCCTTGCGTTCTATCGCGACGAGTGCCTCGAATTTAAGCCGGACATCGCAGTTCACTTGTCTGCCAACAATGGAGAAGAAGCCTCGGCTTTTCTCGAGGTTTTCCAAGGCCAAGTAGCCCAGACCGTTGTGACGAGCAACACGAACGTTTATCTGGCCCATGCCCGTCTCAAAGGGACGGAGCCAGGAGCCTCGTTGGCTGTCCCGATCAACGAAGAATCGCCCCTTCGTAATTTGGGAATCGGCAACGAAGAGCAGGGGGACAAGCTCGACGTGGAGAAGATCATGGGGAACTCGAAAGATCCGTGTACGATCTTGAGGTTGCCGCCTGTGTACGGTCCGAACGACTTTTTGCGCCGCTTCTATCCGCTCTTAATACGAATGATTGACGATCGTCCTTTCGTTCTGCTCGGGGCGAGCCAAGCGAGTTGGCGATGGACGCATGCCTTCGTGGACGATGTCGCTCATGCCGTCGCTCTTTCAGTGCTCAATCCAGGCGAAAAGCATCGTATCTACAATGTGGGCGAAGCCAAGACTCCCACCATGAAGGAGCGCCTCGAGCACTTGGGCACGGTCTTCGGTTGGGATGGCAGGGTGAAGGTCGTATCTTCGGTCGACTTGCCTGACTACCTCAAGACGCCGGGCGACTTTTCTCAGGACATGCTGATCGATTCGAGTCGGATCCGGCACGATCTGGGTTACAAGGAGCTAGGCGACTACTACGACGGCCTTGCGGAGTCAGTAGAGTGGTATCGGGACAATCCTCCGGCAGACATGGTGGGGAAGACCTTCAACTATTCCGCTGAAGACGCGGTCGTCGCAAGGGAGGTCCGAGACTAGGGCCGAACTACCCGCTACTCCTCGATGACTTGCTTGGAGGTGCGGATTGTTTTGTTGATGAAGACCCAGCCGTCCTCGATCTCTAGTTCTACGTCGAGCAAGCTGGTATAGTGACGCGTTTGGCCGAATTGCTCTACTTTTTCCTCCTCGTGAACCTTTACGAGCGCGTTGTGTCCGTAATTTGAATACTCGATGTCCATCACCAAGGTTTGCAGGTGAATAGACTTTGCTGTTTCGAAAATTTCTTTCACCATCGAGAGGTAGTTCTCTCGGTATTGGGTCATGACGCTGTGTTCGGTACGATCCACGCTGGAAAAGCTTGGCGAGAAAAAGCTCTCGTAAAATGGGAAATCTTGACGGCGTGCGGCATCGTCGTTGAGAGCGA
Proteins encoded in this window:
- a CDS encoding nuclear transport factor 2 family protein, with protein sequence MNTRLLVLPLLLLCSLLLSSCESVNSTGYGYYMGELTDDTIVEFFALNDDAARRQDFPFYESFFSPSFSSVDRTEHSVMTQYRENYLSMVKEIFETAKSIHLQTLVMDIEYSNYGHNALVKVHEEEKVEQFGQTRHYTSLLDVELEIEDGWVFINKTIRTSKQVIEE
- a CDS encoding NAD-dependent epimerase/dehydratase family protein → MKCLIIGSGRFIAPKLIEELVYAKHEVAILDQNPPPESVADRVTHIFGDKGSLAFYRDECLEFKPDIAVHLSANNGEEASAFLEVFQGQVAQTVVTSNTNVYLAHARLKGTEPGASLAVPINEESPLRNLGIGNEEQGDKLDVEKIMGNSKDPCTILRLPPVYGPNDFLRRFYPLLIRMIDDRPFVLLGASQASWRWTHAFVDDVAHAVALSVLNPGEKHRIYNVGEAKTPTMKERLEHLGTVFGWDGRVKVVSSVDLPDYLKTPGDFSQDMLIDSSRIRHDLGYKELGDYYDGLAESVEWYRDNPPADMVGKTFNYSAEDAVVAREVRD